A genomic segment from Anticarsia gemmatalis isolate Benzon Research Colony breed Stoneville strain chromosome 12, ilAntGemm2 primary, whole genome shotgun sequence encodes:
- the LOC142977136 gene encoding uncharacterized protein LOC142977136 produces the protein MVSKNLFTVKRTLCTVKQSSKYASVVIRKHSVWTQDKVIKSPYKNIEIPNCTLYDYVWQNLDRWPERTVSVCALTGRGYTYEQAFKLSNTFAANLRTKFKIRDGDAVAVMLPNVPDYPLVALGIMEAGAIITSINPIYTAHEVQRQLTMSAAKIIVTLPDTVPVVTEALKIAKLDIPIIVIKTNGDPVPEGTALFNELSEDVHVDKSCLKEVRRSTNDICFLPYSSGTTGLPKGVELSHRNIIANMEQINDPLIKCHNDTTATHQDVVMGVLPFFHIYASTVLMFHKMSVGAKLVALAKFQPELYLKTLEKHKTNIVMVAPPLILLMGSHPAATEKTFEHVEIIVNGAAPLAASDVERLNDKMKKTVDFRQGYGLTETSPTVTLTPKGLVSYAKTGPPVPSTELRIVDQDLRNLGPNETGEILIRGPQVMRGYRNNPQANNETFTADGWFKTGDLGVADEDGVLVIADRLKELIKVKGFQVPPAELESVFREHPSVNDAAVVGVSHKTKGETPKAFVVLKPGHKCTEQDISAFVNERVAAYKQVDDIKFVNEVPKSAAGKILRRVLKEKYC, from the exons ATGGTGTCGAAAAATTTGTTCACGGTAAAAAGGACTTTGTGTACTGTGAAACAGAGTTCAAAATATGCAAGTGTGGTGATTAGAAAACATAGTGTATGGACACAGGATAAAGTGATAAAGTCgccttataaaaatattgagataCCAAATTGCACTTTGTATGATTATGTTTGGCAGAATCTGGACAGATGGCCCGAGAGAACGGTTTCA GTATGTGCCCTCACTGGCCGAGGGTACACTTACGAGCAAGCCTTCAAACTCTCCAACACCTTCGCGGCGAACCTTCGTACCAAGTTTAAAATCCGTGATGGAGATGCTGTTGCCGTGATGTTGCCGAACGTGCCTGATTATCCTCTAGTTGCTTTGGGCATCATGGAGGCTGGAGCCATTATAACCAGCATTAATCCTATTTATACTGCCC aCGAAGTACAACGGCAACTCACGATGTCAGCAGCAAAAATAATAGTAACTTTACCAGACACGGTACCAGTTGTTACTGAAGCACTCAAAATAGCTAAACTGGACATTCCTATAATTGTCATCAAGACGAATGGGGACCCAGTACCTGAAGGAACAGCCCTTTTCAATGAACTAAGCGAAGATGTCCACGTAGACAAGTCTTGTTTGAAAGAAGTTAGGAGAAGCACTAACGATATCTGCTTTCTGCCATATTCTAGTGGAACTACAGGTCTGCCGAAAGGCGTGGAGTTGTCTCATAGAAACATTATTGCTAATATGGAGCAGATTAATGATCCTTTGATTAAGTGTCATAATGATACAACAG CAACCCATCAAGATGTCGTAATGGGAGTGTTACCGTTCTTCCACATTTACGCTTCAACGGTGCTCATGTTCCATAAGATGTCTGTTGGCGCCAAACTAGTGGCCCTTGCCAAGTTCCAGCCAGAACTCTATCTTAAGACGTTGgagaaacataaaacaaatattgttatggTCGCTCCTCCTTTAA TTCTCTTGATGGGCTCCCATCCAGCTGCGACAGAGAAGACCTTTGAACATGTTGAGATTATAGTTAACGGTGCTGCACCACTCGCGGCCAGCGATGTTGAAAGATTAAATGATAAGATGAAG AAAACGGTTGACTTTAGACAAGGTTACGGATTGACGGAGACATCACCCACAGTTACGCTTACTCCTAAGGGATTGGTGAGCTACGCGAAGACTGGTCCTCCTGTACCAAGTACTGAACTGAGAATTGTTGACCAGGATCTTAGGAATTTGGGACCTAATGAG ACTGGTGAAATTCTCATCCGTGGTCCGCAAGTGATGAGAGGCTACAGAAACAATCCCCAGGCCAACAATGAGACCTTCACAGCAGACGGATGGTTCAAGACTGGAGACCTAGGAGTGGCTGATGAAGATGGAGTACTTGTCATCGCTGATAGGTTGAAGGAACTTATTAAG GTGAAAGGTTTTCAAGTACCGCCAGCGGAATTAGAATCAGTATTCCGAGAGCACCCTTCAGTGAACGACGCAGCAGTTGTAGGAGTATCACACAAAACCAAAGGAGAAACGCCAAAAGCTTTCGTAGTATTAAAACCTGGTCACAAATGTACTGAGCAAGACATTAGCGCCTTCGTCAATGAAAGAGTAGCAGCGTACAAGCAAGTGGACGATATAAAGTTTGTAAACGAAGTTCCTAAAAGCGCAGCTGGTAAAATTTTGAGAAGGGTTTTGAAAGAGAAATATTGCTAG